A region of the Burkholderiales bacterium genome:
TGCGCTGCAGCCGTTCGGGCTGGATGGTCAGGCCGAACAGCTTGCCGCGGTATCGACCGACCGCTTCGGGCAGCTTCATCGCCGCGAAATCCTCCGGGATCAGCGGGTAGTTGGCGGCGCGAATCCCGAACTGGAGCGCGAGATAGAGACAGGTCGGCGTCTTTCCGCTGCGCGACACGCCGATCAGGATCACGTCGGCCTTGTGCAGCTCCTTGGTGGACTGGCCGTCGTCGTGAGCCAGTGCGAAGTTCACCGCTTCGATGCGCTCGTAGTACTCGTTGCTCTTCACGCTGTGCGAACGCCCCACGGTATGCGAGGACTTTACCCCCAGTTCCTTCTCCATCGGAGCGATAAAGACCTGGAAGCAGTCGAGATAGAGCGCGTTGGCCTCCTGGACGATCGACGATAAGGCCGGATCGACCAGGGTGCTGAACACCAGCGGCCGTCGCCCGTCCTTCTGCGCGGCGCGGTTGATCTGGCGCACCGCCTCGGCCGCCTTGTCCGGGGCATCGACGAACGGCAGCGTAATCTGAGTGAACGACACGTCGTCGAACTGGGTGAGCAGCGAATGGCCGAGCATCTCGGCGGTGATTCCGGTACGGTCGGAGACGAAGAAGGCGGTGCGCTTTTCCGGCATGGGTTTACTGTCCTGCAGAATGGACTATCGGCCGGTAGAATAACTTTTTTCGAACCACTCGACGGTAGAACGCACAATGGCAGCCGAACCGTACGTCATCCCGTTTGAACACCTGCGCATGAGCGACGTGGAGCGGGTCGGCGGCAAGAACGCCTCGCTCGGCGAAATGATCAGCCAGCTCGGCGCAGCCGGCGTGCGGGTGCCCGGCGGATTCGCCACGACGGCGGCGGCCTATCGCGATTTCCTGCGGGCCAACGGCCTCGTGCAGCGGATCAACGACGCGCTCGCCGGGCTGAACGTCGACGATGTCGCGGCGCTGGCTCGCACCGGGGGGATGATCAGGCAGTGGGTGCTGGACGCGCCGTTTGCGCCGCGGCTGCTGCAGGAGATCGGGACCGCCTACGAATCGCTGGTGCAGCGCGAAGGGCACGAGGTCGCGTTTGCGGTGCGGTCATCGGCCACGGCAGAGGATCTGCCCGATGCGTCCTTCGCCGGACAACAGGAGACCTTCCTGAACATCCGCGGGCTGGACAACGTCCTGTCTGCAATCAAGCACGTATTCGCCTCGCTGTACAACGATCGGGCGATCTCGTACCGCGTCCACAAGGGCTTCGACCATTCCTTGGTCGCGCTCTCGGCAGGCGTGCAGCGCATGGTGCGATCCGATCTGGGAGCCAGCGGCGTGCTGTTCACGCTGGATACCGAATCGGGCTTCGACCAGG
Encoded here:
- a CDS encoding pyruvate, water dikinase regulatory protein, translating into MPEKRTAFFVSDRTGITAEMLGHSLLTQFDDVSFTQITLPFVDAPDKAAEAVRQINRAAQKDGRRPLVFSTLVDPALSSIVQEANALYLDCFQVFIAPMEKELGVKSSHTVGRSHSVKSNEYYERIEAVNFALAHDDGQSTKELHKADVILIGVSRSGKTPTCLYLALQFGIRAANYPLIPEDFAAMKLPEAVGRYRGKLFGLTIQPERLQRIRAERRPGSTYATLDNCQFEVRAAETLMRQENIPILDTTTRSIEELSTVIMQQANLQRHVY